In the genome of Vespa crabro chromosome 1, iyVesCrab1.2, whole genome shotgun sequence, the window acgcTGAATACTAAGGTGTTTTtagaaactatatatatatatatatatattttttttttctctttcataattttcatacctttaaacgtttaaaaacaccaaaattaataaaaccaTAACGTTCTAAAAAGGAATGAATTCGACGGGCGAGTAAAGTATCACTGTTGTAAGGTGGTTCTATGGCTGGCAAGGCATTTTCAACTATTAATTGTTGCTTTGGATTTTCGAGCCATAATTgcaactaaaaaaaaaaatttgttattgcaataagtaagtaaattaGTAAATAACGTACAACATGACATTATTGATATCTAAATTAAAAGGAACTTACAAGCCTGTTTCTAATATGTAGAAATACTTTTTGTGTTTGAGGTGGTCCCCCGGATACATCAGGGAAACATGCTGCTTCGGTAGACGTTAATTTATCAAATGGAAGACGGCTTTGAAAAGCTGCACCTTCCAAGccatttaataattcttttactacaaaattattaaaaaaataataaaggactTTCATTAGATAagattatttatcaaaaatgtaTATGTTCATCTCACCATGCGGATCTTCGTGATCACTATCCtgatcctcttcctcctttactTCGACCTTTGGAGCAGACGATGCTGGTACGGATAACACTGGAtcagattctttttttatatcactaATAATCTTCTTCTCTGGCGTAACAAGGCCAGTTTTGGATTTTTCTGAAGTATCCGAAGCATTTTCATCTtctaattgattatatttttcttccatctctctATACTCTAcctatagaatatatatatacatatatatatatatacaattgttattacaaatttCTACGATATTTCTACAACttaaacaaatagaaataaaacgtttataggtatattacaattataagtCTTACACTATAAGTCAAATAACAGAAGAATACTATGAATGATAACATTGTTAATTGACTTTAATCAGCTCaagtatatagaaataatgataattcatcgagaaaaaaggatgtaattatataaaataagatgcCACAAATATTTCAACAGCATCTGTAATCAAAACATAACCTCACTTAATTATTCAAAGTGTTAAACGAACATAATGCTTCTTTACTAAACAAATTCTACGTAAAATCATAAAATGagattattcgtattaattttatgacaaagaaataataatataagtaaaaatcTCGAACTTTTCAAAAAGTTCTAAGATTGTTTCCATTAAAGTAAAGTAGTTATAACATAAAGTACTAGAATAACGATGAGGtgatgaaatttaattaattaaaaacataccTTAGCTCTTTTCCTTCGACTCATCTCGAACGGATAATAAAACTgctatgtaaaataaaaatactgtTGCAAATAGTCACAAGGGTTTGTTTTGACTCTTTGAACCGGCGGCATTAGGGAATGAACACACACAGACGTGGAAAAAGTAAATAGGTAGTAATCAACTTGATGTCGTTAACAACGATCGATGACAGTGCCATCGAGCGTGCAATTATTGTACTTCTCAAGCAAAAGATAAATGGTCATCTATTTTCGAATGTATCTTtgcattttctctcttaaaaatgtaatatttcaataattactaCGATTCATATCTTAAAacgattcattaatttataattattattgaatatctaaaagggaaaaaaattaattaaattttcttattatgtaTGGCGGCAATTACAAAATCTCCAATTCATCATGAAACTTTTCCCGTTtttcatattgaaaattatcaaacattatttttcaacaaaaaaaaaacaaaaaaacaatgaatatatgtatgggtatatgtatatatatatatatatttatacatatacattttagACCAATTATAGGCTTGAAACATTAAAATCGTGTGATAATACAGTGAATATTAGACAAATGGAAATATAATTACGAGTTCTCGTTAAATATGAAATCGTTACGTCTGAGTAACGCTACTAACGAGTAGTAATAATTGCTTCTCTTATTGCgactaaattaatattttaaaaatgtccTTCGTGTTATACCTTACGATAATTCATTATGAATAATCGTAACTGTAAAGAATTTCAATGCCTTAGTTGTAGATTCAGTCCTGCAATGAAATTCAAGTTTGAATAACAGTTTAagcgaattaaataaaacgtaattatttaaatcgtataaaaaatttaatcggacataataaattactttgaatgacttttaattgataaatttctttaattaataaagtaaaaagaaaagaaaataagacactaaaaaaaataataacaagctcgaaatgaattttttaaccGATCACGataatctaattaaatttttacaatgtttaaacgtaaCCACCGCGACGTGGCCACTGGGATCTGAtactaatatattaaaaaaaattgtctataCAGTTTTATGGTGCAGTTATGCTCTTAATGGTATAACATCGATATTAGCATTATCGATcggtatttattattatcgccaaGATATCGTAAATATGATGAAATCAACAGTagaattcgtatatatatgtgaatcaCTTTTCAATTTATGTTATTGCACATTGCAAAAGTTAAATTTAAAGGTTGCGGATTTTTACAATgtctatttataaaatactcaaatatattgttataacatatacaaatataatgaaatttcttaTAGATACTTATAGATGATATGAagcaattttctttcaaagcaACCTCTCAAGAATTAATTCTAAGACGAAATAATCTAAAAAGTATAAGCACTTTATTAGCATTTATGTCGACTCTCTTTATTAGCGGTGGTTCAATTTTTGTCTTTGCTCCATCAATATTACATAACAGAGATATACCACTTAATACAATATATCCATTTCCAATGGAAAAAAGTTGGGCAATGTATCttgtatacatattaaatatatatactgttaTGCAAGCATTTTGTGCTATTACCGTCGACGTAATggtaattgcaataataaactatacatcttttaaatttattatacttgggaaaaaattgcaaaatattATCAGCAATGATgatcttaaaaattttgtgATGGAACATCAAGATACCATAAGGTATTAATTGGAACAAtaaatagtaatttttttttaattgccataaattgaaattatttaagttaatataatatgtatttctgTTAATAGATATTCCACAATAATAGACAATACTGTTACACCCATTATTGTCAAATCCATAGTTGCAACATGCATATATTTGGTTACATGTagtttgttgttattaaatgtaattatttcatacaaattttttaaataatatttcatattaatattatctttcctTTAGGATGTACCTTTCTTACATATAACACAGTTTGCTGCAGTAACGATACTATCCTTTACACGACTTCTTGTATGTAGCTCTGTGGCTCAAGCAGTTACTGATATtgtaaagtataatatttcatagaaattttataatattttaaagaaaatgtattatatttacttgttAAATACTAATGATCATTCTTTCAGGCTtccaatttaatttcattaattacagTATCCTCATGGCTAGAATCTTCATTAAAAATGcgcaaaaatatattgtttatcaTACAAAGATGTCAAAAGCCTATCACAATCTCAGTAAGTGGTATTGTACCTGCCTTATCTCTCAAATTTTGTGGATTGGTAAGTACAATTAACTTACTTTTTTTACAAAACATTATGTAACATTATTAATCCATTCttgattattatatgatataggtaatatataaaacattttcttatattatgaCATTAAGagcaatattaaaagtatgaagtataacaaaatatatcttGGAAGATGAACAAAGTGTATTgtgtttttaaaaaaattcattacaccggcaaaataattaacattatagatatgatattattattattattattattattattattattattattattattattatattactaatatgtaaataaaaactttttaataaatagaaataaaaattttattcaataacaTACTTGCCTTTTCAATCTttcaatatttacattatgttTCACATTTCATTAACATATAAACGtattatatcatacatataaacgtattaaatcattttcatttgctGGATAATTTGTTACTGGACAACGTTTCTTATTTCGCACTTCAGGTAAAATACATTggtaacaaaatatatacctaaaaatgattataattgcAATGTAATGCATAATATTTCATGGTATTTAAATGTACATACCCTGATACCATAAGTACTGTACGTATATGTGGTACTTTCATACAAAGTGGGCATAATCCTTTATATTTTGCTATTGAATGTCTAacctaataataatgaaaattaaattattaagtatctttttataaaacacACTTTAAATCCTCTAAgggaatattattaattccatattttttacttttggaGCCGATGGAGCTGGAAGAGTCATTATATCGGTAAAATAATTCTCTTGGGTCCACCAAGATAAGAATTGCAGAAAGAATGCTCCAATTTCAAAAGATCTAGCAATTGTGGTTTGAAGTATATCTAAACCATCGCTAATAGTAAAAGAATGATTTCTAGCTTTGTCCAATAATTcagtaataggaataatattccTTGTTTCTGaatatgtaagtataatacCAAGAAATCTTAATAATGGTGTCGCATACATTGATCTTCCAGATacataaagtatataattacataatgtTATAGACTCATATAATGTGAAATAAGTATTATGACCTTCAATAACAGATTTTTTGAAAAGTCTTTCCCATTtctataatgatgataatcaatattaataataataataataataataataataataataataataataataatattatatgattaattataataatatttttacttactGATTTAGCTATATAATTGTCAGCTTCTtgtaatttatatcgataactaAGTTTAGACAATTTTTCTCTAAAATATggtaataaaacaagaaacaataaagaaagatatttttgttttgttgatAATTGATCAtgaaacttttcatcgactaaTGGAATACGCTTTAATCCATAAAATGTTTCAGAAAATGATGCAgctgaaatataaatataatcaatataaatacacaaagaaaaaaaaaaggaagaatgattgtaatttcataaaagatttcttctaaacaaaataaatatttaaatatatttacaatatttgcTGAGATAGTATCGTTGAAGGaatgtattaaaaatcaagTATCCCTCATCTGACCATTCAAGTAAATGCCCATATCTTTCAGGATTAAAGGATATAACAAActaaaacattttcatttttaatataaaaccattgctataataaaatataaaatcatatactaatcattattaattattaattagaacaaattttataatggccatttatatacatactgaTAGAATCTTTTTAAAAGCAGGTTCAATTATATAAGCAAGAGATTCTTGTGCAACAATTTCAAAAATCGAAGGTTTCGTACAGGTTGTTCCAGTTAAATGAGCACCTTTTTCtgccattattttattaatattatatataacaattatataaattataacaattatcaatataatcacATTTTGTGAATATATGTTTTTACATAAACTCcaccttttttttatcaattgaaataataagatGTCAcatatttaatctttctttattatatcattaatctcataaacataaatattaaaaataatgaattattttatctacattttcttaaagaaatcaaatgtGGCGACGTATGTGGCgccaatatgaaatatattttaagtttCACTATCGTGTCTCTTTGTGACTTCAGCGACACGTacggacaaaatatgaactacgaATACAAACGGGGAATGTTATCCTTATCTATGCGTCTATCATATCggtgtataaatttatattggtTATTTCCCTCTCGTACGACATAATTCATTTCGTATAGGTTAGAGAGTAAATAATCTGGTAAACTATGAACTCAAAGACTTTTCAATCtcttatatgtacatatgtctTTCTTCGATGATAGCGTGCATCTCCGCAGTGATTCGTATTAGATATGATCTCAATGCGTATTTGTTTCACgataaaagtataaagaaaaataaatataattaacatatataataattaatatataaatttgtaaatttaaagaaattatttttgaatttaattatatattttattatgtaaaaatgtaGAATGTTAGTTCTTTAATgtttaattagaattaatttttttttttttttttttttttttttttttttttttttttttaaacaaaactttttgaaaaattcgaaaaagataTATCCTAGATTAAATCTTCGTCTTTATAACGAGATATTGTTCATCAAAATAAATCTAGAATTACGTTTGTTCTCAATAATGACGTAAATGTTGGCTTTTGAtgtttcgtgaaaaaaaaaaaaaaaaagtatcttaTAGTGACGCCACCTCGAAAATCGTGGCTAAAGAGAAGAAGCTTCCTCAGTCATCTGATTGtcaattttaaatagaattaaattaatatttcaaattaacaTTTATACGTACTTTCGTAGACTATTTACATCAACAAAAACAAACTTTTCATTGACTTTGATTGTTatcgaaacattttttcttttggattttGAACAGTGAAGATCGAAGCACTATCATTCTTAATGGTAAACTTAAATAAATCAtacttttgattattttagaatttgtttaaataatttaaaacgtTCACGTAGTATAATTTACTAATGTTCAAACAATAACACATTCATTTAAACATTTCATAACTCAAAATTAagcgttaaatataaaatagagaattaaattgatatttttaatagagtTACGTTCACTTGTTTGTTAGTTTAcgtaaacaaaaacaaacttTTCATTGACTTTGATTGTTATATCGAAATGAGATCTAAATTTATCGCTGATATAAATTCGggatatatatgattatatatcaCTTTTTAAATCTAATTTCTTTGGATTTcttatattcgatttattcgtatattattaataaataaatagtaataaaattacaatgttATCGGTGataagattttaatatttcatttcaattcaattttaGTATTTGGTAAAGATTCCATTAATTGTTTCCTGACATCAGCTGGATCTTTTAAATATGGCATTCCTTCaagtttcaatatttttaattttctatacaagtatgaaataaaatggaaatttAGGATAACTAATCataaagtattaaatatttcttaacttttgaacatttatacatactgaagttttttcaatttatacaaTCCCTCATCAGTTACACTTGGACATTCTATAACTTCAAGATGAGTTAGAGATTcctttaaaaatgataacaaagaCATTGCTCTGTTGCAAATGTATCGAGAACGAATAAGCTTAACCTCTTCTATATGCTTACAAccatctaaatatatatttttttcttctttagatTAAGTTGGATGAAAGATTCATTTATCCCATTTCTAAACAAATCTTAATTAATAGTTACTAACCAAAATATGGAAATCCTACATATGTTATCCCTGAATTTTCAGCTTTAACgctttgtatataatttattcctGTTTGTTTGATCAAAACATTATAATCCGTTAAATACTCAGAAGAATTTTTCCATTTGACATAAGCTCCATTTTTCAAGAGCCATTCAGCACAAGCTTGATCAGGACCAACCTCTTCAATTCTTCTCTTATCGACACTTGAAGTACACAGAAGAGTTCAATTTGTGAGAGGATATGAATtgacaaaataattaaataattcaactatattataaataactgAATATAATTCAATTGATGATATGaaaatcaattctttttcaaaaagaaggaatgacaagttatataaattaaagatatattaattattgtaagtGAGTCAATTAAaagaacaatttatatattaagataCCTATTAAAAATTACGGTCAgccaataaaataaagatcttTTTGTTAATCCGTTTTCTTGTCTTATAAAAGAACTAAGTTTTCCATTTAGAAtctgtaacaaaaatatttatacagaaacaatttctttttttttttatacaagatGACAATCAATTATTAAAACCTGATTAATCATAGCGAATATTacgatgaatttattattttttttttttttatttaattatttacataaatattcacaattttaatattataaaattataacaataaaagtacgcaataattcatttctcttttactcatgTTACTGGTGAAATAACTATGTTGTTACGTGGAGCCATCTACACGAAGAAATTTGGCGGCAAGTAGTATCTCGAGAGAATAGCGGCAAACTAAAACTGTACgattctttaaatattaatattattttatattaaaaaaaaaaaaaaaaaaaaagaaaaaaaaacaaaaaatacgggaaatatatttcgtaataatattgTGTTAAGTAATATTGTGTATCAggattaacaataaaaaataataattattgtagtgATCAATAACATAAAGGATATTTCAAGGTTATATCAAAAACGGaatacaagaagaaaagaaagagcttGAGTATTTATTGAAGAATATTAAACATGTCGcaagaaatgaatatattatgcTGTTATTCCTGTCAAATGTTTCAAGTaagttaatctttttttctctctctctttttctttctttttctttttttttttttttatgatatcaaTATTCGTATTCGTCTTATAAATTCGTATAGGTACATATTGTCAAAAAAGCGAAGAAATGGCAGTGCAAAGTTTGTAATGAAAAGCAATCTATCCGGCGAGTatgttatatcttttattttttattttttaatttcattaatttatataggtatattatataataatataagagatAACTATCGTATTTAGGTTTATTTTCAAGGATCAGGAAAGGATTGTCGTTTACATGTACAAGAATTAAATTCACAAAAATTAAAAGGCCTTGAATCGACCCAAACAACTCATTTCAATACTGATAACAGAAATTATGTATCTTATGACAAAGACGAATCATTGAATCAACAAGTTTCAGATAACTGGTCTAATCATTCTGAAATACCATTCGATGATTCTGATCATGTATCTGATAAAGAATATGGTCATGAAGAACaaactaaagataataattatgataattgtagagaTCAGTTCATTGATAATCGTATCTACTATAAAAGTGAAGGTCATGCAAATAACGAAATAGAAGATTCAAAATCTATAAATTCGGAATctattcgtaatattaatagcaagactgaaattaaatctataacaaataatacaaaagaaaatcaaaatatatttgaaacttACGAAGATTTTGATGATGCacttgatttttaatttttaatatacataatttactcatatatatatatatatatatatatatatatatatatatatatttgtgtgtgtgtatatacgcttatttatattgtttattttaattataatagagtcattgtttgattatttatattcctataattattttataaattaaataaaacaattatatatcattggcaaatgagaaatgatttttatttaaataagtatTTTATGGCAAGGACAGTTCTGTCTAAAAAGTAATACTTTATTACAGAATtagatacataaaaataattcaaaaaattttctattctttctttcttttttttttttttttgaattatcttTTTACAAGCTTTACAATGTCATaagatcaattaaaaatataaataagttatttatttattatctacatATGCACAGGTGCAAGCCTGAAAgctaaatgatatttttaatgcatTATGAAATAAGATAGAATAAGCAGCGGATGAATTACGACAATAAACTCTTGCTCTATATTTCAACTTAGTCCCCTTTAACTAGACATTTGATAttcttaaatgattttttaataataacagtaaaatacATATGTCCTCATAAAAATCTGAATctgttataataacaatgaagaaactaatctttaatattgtcaatcgAATGAGAAAAGTTATATAgcgatatatgtattttatgtgagaaaaattaatagaattttttataatatgaaaaataaatataataaaactcattataaaaatgatatataatacatgtatTTCTAATgctaaattttttcttatgtattttttttttcccttttttctttttttctttttttttttttctttttttttccttagtaCATACCAGTATCCtaactttttattaaacattcaTCCATTgtagtaatatcaattttaacaGAATGAAGTTTAgagtatataaacaatataatttatttctacttATTAAACATAAATGTTGATCTCATATAATTGAAGTAAGAAAGCCGTTTTTGTGAAGCTAGTTGTACAAAAAATTTCTtgcttatatatatcaataaatgtaCACAGTCTTAGGATAGTATAACAGCTGTGCCGCAGTGATCAAATCTTATACATATCCTCTttctaaatattcatttaaaaatattaataaaagatgattgtattaagaaaaattggCAGTGCATTATAAGAGCGTTTGTTActttcaatttaataaaatttcggaTAAACCATATAAGAGTACCTAGCTCCTTTTGAATAgccatttttattgtttagaaCTGTATTAGAGTTATTTCCGAAAgttgattatttctttttctttaagtatttttaatataaacgattagtTCATTTTATTAGATTGAACTTCAATAGTATTCAAgtttaatttatcaaaaattaaaaaaatgatatttcttaaaagtaaattttttttccaattttttttttctttttttttctttctttttcttttttttttttttttataatgtagcACAGATAATTCtgcaaataatattacaacagTTCTATGTACGTATCCTATATGATTAAGACATTTATCAAGATAAAGCAGATCATTAATATTCCATTGCGTGGcatgataaaaattgaatgaacttcaaatagttttaattaaatatcataatttttgtcactaatataacaaaataaattacattattaaatgcattgcgatattaattacatttctaAGGCAATTTGTCACACTGTTATgaagaaaaagttgaaatttaaaaaaaaaaaaaaataaaaaaaaaaaaaaaataaaaaaaaagaaaaaagaaaaaaaaatgaaataaaatagtaaaaaataaaaataaatttaccaATACTGATGTCTGTGACGTCGTGAAGCCGTTGTTGCATCTTCATGATGTCTGAAGTTACTTTGCCAACTTCGACTTCGCCTGTTCCAAACGctataagatattaaaatatctctcACTGAATTGGGTAATGAAATGATGCAATGAAAACTTACCTTGGtaatttttttcgtctctTATTAGGCGGACTACCGAGTTCACTTTCTCGAATAATTTGTAAGGCTGATGGCACAAATAAATCctctaaataaaaacaaaaaaaaaaaaaaaaataaataaaaaacaaaaacataaataaataaagaaaaaaagggcaagaaagaaataaaaagcaataacaatgatgttTACAAAAATAGGAGAGAGATacttaataaaatagaaattgttTAATGCTATTACATACCAAACGTATTACTATACTTTCtcttagatatatatttttgatgttgttgaaattgaggCATTGTCTCTCTGGCACTTCCTACTGTACAATCTCGCGTTCCTTTACAACCTTTCAAATGTTCCAATTGATCGTGAAGATAAGATCTGTCTGACGGTGTCAACATCGATATTCTGTTCCATTGTTCAAACggatctataaaaatattatataataaaggtattttcgtttcttttttttcttcttctttctttttttttttttttttttgtactaaAAAGATCATCCTCTATATACTCACCGATTCTTAAATTGTAAAAAGTCACCAAACCTGTAGTGAATTCACAATAAAGGAAATTATGCGTTACGTTAATAGTACGTATACACGAATACGTATTGTTGTTAGCATTCATGCAAAAACAGAATGGCCCTGCATTCCACAAAGGAGCAGTGCGCCAATGATCATTGTCATGCTCGAAGCAATTCATCTTTTCAGTCAAACAATCCTTTTCAAGCTTAGCCTTTTTCTTAAGTTtgcgttctttcttcttaagtCGTTCCTCCTTTAACcgtctcctttcctctctagcgatctctttttcatctttcttcgaATACGAATCAGGTTCGCAATAGCACTTGTGACGTGCTTCTAAAGGACTGTTTAGTAATGGCGGTAAACGACCATTATTATTTGTCGCTGTTATAcctattacataaaaaaaaagatatatatatatatatttttttttttctttcaataacataacatatatacatatatcaaatatataatatgattataaaattatacctTGTTTATGTTTTCTATCTGGAGTCTCTAAAATGGTGACATCTATTCTAGCTGGTCCCAAAATAGTACtcgttttgttcttttgtaCTTTGGGTAATTTCTTTGCAGGAGGAATTGTAGTTGGTACGTTTAATTGTATTGTTGAACTAGTTATACCAGTAGTT includes:
- the LOC124432706 gene encoding odorant receptor 49a-like isoform X1, whose translation is MNFLTDHDNLIKFLQCLNVTTATWPLGSDTNILKKIVYTVLWCSYALNGITSILALSIGIYYYRQDIVNMMKSTVEFVYICESLFNLCYCTLQKLNLKILIDDMKQFSFKATSQELILRRNNLKSISTLLAFMSTLFISGGSIFVFAPSILHNRDIPLNTIYPFPMEKSWAMYLVYILNIYTVMQAFCAITVDVMVIAIINYTSFKFIILGKKLQNIISNDDLKNFVMEHQDTIRYSTIIDNTVTPIIVKSIVATCIYLVTCSLLLLNDVPFLHITQFAAVTILSFTRLLVCSSVAQAVTDIASNLISLITVSSWLESSLKMRKNILFIIQRCQKPITISVSGIVPALSLKFCGLVIYKTFSYIMTLRAILKV
- the LOC124432706 gene encoding odorant receptor 49a-like isoform X2 translates to MKQFSFKATSQELILRRNNLKSISTLLAFMSTLFISGGSIFVFAPSILHNRDIPLNTIYPFPMEKSWAMYLVYILNIYTVMQAFCAITVDVMVIAIINYTSFKFIILGKKLQNIISNDDLKNFVMEHQDTIRYSTIIDNTVTPIIVKSIVATCIYLVTCSLLLLNDVPFLHITQFAAVTILSFTRLLVCSSVAQAVTDIASNLISLITVSSWLESSLKMRKNILFIIQRCQKPITISVSGIVPALSLKFCGLVIYKTFSYIMTLRAILKV
- the LOC124432707 gene encoding peroxisome assembly protein 12, with product MAEKGAHLTGTTCTKPSIFEIVAQESLAYIIEPAFKKILSFVISFNPERYGHLLEWSDEGYLIFNTFLQRYYLSKYSASFSETFYGLKRIPLVDEKFHDQLSTKQKYLSLLFLVLLPYFREKLSKLSYRYKLQEADNYIAKSKWERLFKKSVIEGHNTYFTLYESITLCNYILYVSGRSMYATPLLRFLGIILTYSETRNIIPITELLDKARNHSFTISDGLDILQTTIARSFEIGAFFLQFLSWWTQENYFTDIMTLPAPSAPKVRHSIAKYKGLCPLCMKVPHIRTVLMVSGYIFCYQCILPEVRNKKRCPVTNYPANENDLIRLYV
- the LOC124432710 gene encoding ATP synthase subunit s, mitochondrial, with protein sequence MINQILNGKLSSFIRQENGLTKRSLFYWLTVIFNSVDKRRIEEVGPDQACAEWLLKNGAYVKWKNSSEYLTDYNVLIKQTGINYIQSVKAENSGITYVGFPYFDGCKHIEEVKLIRSRYICNRAMSLLSFLKESLTHLEVIECPSVTDEGLYKLKKLQKLKILKLEGMPYLKDPADVRKQLMESLPNTKIELK
- the LOC124432708 gene encoding uncharacterized protein LOC124432708 isoform X2, with amino-acid sequence MSQEMNILCCYSCQMFQVYFQGSGKDCRLHVQELNSQKLKGLESTQTTHFNTDNRNYVSYDKDESLNQQVSDNWSNHSEIPFDDSDHVSDKEYGHEEQTKDNNYDNCRDQFIDNRIYYKSEGHANNEIEDSKSINSESIRNINSKTEIKSITNNTKENQNIFETYEDFDDALDF
- the LOC124432708 gene encoding MRN complex-interacting protein isoform X1, with the translated sequence MSQEMNILCCYSCQMFQVHIVKKAKKWQCKVCNEKQSIRRVYFQGSGKDCRLHVQELNSQKLKGLESTQTTHFNTDNRNYVSYDKDESLNQQVSDNWSNHSEIPFDDSDHVSDKEYGHEEQTKDNNYDNCRDQFIDNRIYYKSEGHANNEIEDSKSINSESIRNINSKTEIKSITNNTKENQNIFETYEDFDDALDF